A single region of the Triticum dicoccoides isolate Atlit2015 ecotype Zavitan chromosome 2B, WEW_v2.0, whole genome shotgun sequence genome encodes:
- the LOC119368499 gene encoding uncharacterized protein LOC119368499 — MTRLPTPGQPLPPSKEISRRDHSNLGHQLTREPTGQANFKCNGCLEEVTGCDRDTCKPCDFDLHQACNFQEGTMLVHPLLPESRFVLRLEAPSSKQRCSACGTHTQGTHYHCERTGHYLHPCCAMLPMEIEMKLSDELSLWFELHEKGSNCCTKCKKGGGIRDYWFYCCTSEKIYLHVACAREDLLLPSSSSTESHSDVGGNGRVGKKTALQKYGPGKAGRNFDPFFEIAKALASIVLGVLTGNPVALVPAVIDLGSNVIKLLKKGR; from the coding sequence ATGACTCGTCTCCCCACGCCTGGTCAGCCTCTTCCTCCGTCGAAGGAGATCTCCCGCCGCGACCACTCCAACCTGGGGCACCAGCTGACCCGGGAGCCGACGGGCCAGGCCAACTTCAAGTGCAACGGCTGCCTGGAGGAAGTCACGGGGTGCGACAGGGACACGTGCAAGCCCTGCGACTTCGACCTCCACCAGGCCTGCAACTTCCAAGAAGGGACCATGCTGGTGCACCCGCTGCTGCCCGAGAGCAGGTTCGTGCTCCGCCTCGAGGCCCCCTCTTCCAAGCAGCGATGCAGCGCCTGCGGCACCCACACGCAGGGCACCCACTACCACTGCGAAAGGACGGGCCATTACCTCCACCCGTGCTGCGCGATGCTGCCTATGGAGATCGAAATGAAGCTGAGTGATGAGCTCAGCCTCTGGTTCGAGCTCCACGAGAAGGGGTCTAACTGCTGCACCAAGTGCAAGAAAGGAGGCGGCATCCGGGACTACTGGTTCTACTGCTGCACCTCCGAGAAAATTTACCTGCATGTCGCCTGCGCGAGAGAGGATCTTCTTCTGCCGAGCTCAAGCAGTACCGAGTCTCACTCTGACGTCGGCGGTAATGGCAGGGTGGGCAAGAAGACTGCGTTGCAGAAGTACGGGCCGGGGAAGGCCGGGAGGAACTTCGACCCCTTCTTCGAGATCGCTAAGGCCCTGGCGAGCATCGTCCTCGGGGTGCTCACTGGAAATCCGGTGGCGTTAGTTCCTGCAGTGATCGATCTGGGCTCCAACGTCATCAAATTGTTGAAAAAAGGTCGCTAG